The Lepeophtheirus salmonis chromosome 1, UVic_Lsal_1.4, whole genome shotgun sequence genome has a segment encoding these proteins:
- the LOC121125595 gene encoding histone-lysine N-methyltransferase SETD7 gives MNHSISLYLISLILYLKASSGTRHGYFSLCDSYPNGTKRVWLKYSGFEIQAWLKSVIPVPLKEKDILASFYSESDYLALKEVRSTSGLTWRAFGDKLFDGWIYGKVDSQRHFIPSRTYYIFPDYITALIGNFSHNNEFLEGVETRITHYRCTDEVMELKFANPKPHAPLLKPFRPNSHSLSKTPLVRDPLEKRNVYLSPSITILELKSEDSLFARRNITPHSLVAYYNGYKVPISDTFANISDFDTAYKNVMNYDMYWMMNIPLESVDSKNYIATLGHKVNHHFWLYNVDFGYAKHPLYGEIRCLTSTKRIRKGQEIFAHYGYVIGEEETPDWYNDLYYKSLKMHPEIRKNTPQKSSGKDTNSKLNKHINS, from the exons ATGAATCATTCCATTTCATTATACCTCATCTCTCTCATACTCTATCTAAAAGCTTCCTCAGGAACAAGGCATGGATATTTTAGTCTCTGCGACTCTTATCCGAATGGCACCAAGAGAGTTTGGTTAAAATACTCGGGCTTTGAGATCCAAGCCTGGCTTAAAAGTGTAATACCTGTTCCattgaaagaaaaagatatCTTGGCTTCTTTTTATTCAGAATCGGACTATTTAGCCCTTAAGGAAGTGAGATCTACTTCAGGACTGACATGGAGAGCCTTTGGAGATAAACTTTTTGATGGTTGGATCTACGGAAAAGTTGACTCTCAACGGCATTTTATCCCATCGCGAACATATTATATCTTTCCAGATTATATAACTGCTCTCATTGGTAATTTTAGTCATAACAATGAGTTTCTTGAGGGAGTGGAGACTCGCATCACACATTATAG ATGTACTGATGAAGTCATGGAGCTAAAATTTGCAAACCCCAAGCCTCATGCCCCACTCCTCAAACCTTTCCGCCCTAATAGTCACTCTCTGAGTAAAACTCCATTGGTCCGGGATCCCTTGGAGAAACGCAACGTTTATCTATCTCCCAGTATAACTATTTTGGAACTTAAAAGTGAGGACTCACTATTTGCCAGACGGAACATCACACCCCATTCTCTAGTTGCCTACTACAATGGATACAAAGTGCCCATCTCTGATACATTCGCCAACATCTCTGACTTCGACACTGCCTATAAGAACGtcatgaattatgatatgtATTGGATGATGAATATTCCTCTTGAGAGTGTAGACTCCAAAAATTACATTGCTACTCTGGGTCACAAAGTCAATCATCATTTCTGGCTCTATAACGTGGACTTTGGCTACGCCAAACATCCCTT ataCGGCGAAATTCGATGTTTAACTTCAACAAAGAGAATACGAAAGGGGCAGGAGATATTCGCACATTACGGCTATGTTATCGGTGAAGAAGAAACTCCGGATTGGTATAATGATCTGTACTATAAATCCTTGAAAATGCATCCGGAAATACGGAAGAACACTCCGCAAAAATCCAGTGGCAAAGATACTAACTCAAAACTGAACAaacatataaattcataa